A genomic window from Daphnia magna isolate NIES linkage group LG9, ASM2063170v1.1, whole genome shotgun sequence includes:
- the LOC116930375 gene encoding ETS domain-containing protein Elk-3 isoform X4 — protein MSQSSGLNPLSSGSGAISSDSNVTLWQFLLELLLGGSQHAHLISWTGEEGEFKLLDAEAVARLWGQRKNKANMNYDKLSRALRYYYDKNIIRKVMGQKFVYRFVSYPEVMKADKLSYSSPSLANRMIMKSEKQEEEENAAAFRDSNKQHAEKVCSSSPQAIGLPGYYLNGMGMQSIARLAYASSGEVPGLVRPTSTTAPLQFNNNNSVHVVNPSLPAYTLPSDYGLNLSSKLSDAKSCDVKDSAKKNSEDLTSARQSSAISSAAFPDGGQNSNERADRDATVPLNLSADTADDKKVKRAANDAENAEMDRMKRVKSEQTEATDLSMKNTTTASQSRLTSHSEASNDFAGNRLSRPKARPKPRPLVLPDSSLSHFRGGNMPPVSSPLSSSPCSSLSPSTLHSPAPSSSPSMSSHNHATMSKPPHSPSLQTPFFSNFPAPLPSPSLFPNYPSPFIPMATPLPHPHSHALNTAQLHFWSSLSPLAVASSPRYPINSKGSSGSASGESGSEGPPSSAALLSAFPSSSALPSLSPSHFTFPVPAFPFTAPLSFSNPLRSPLFTPGPHIHLSNHRKEREKVKEEPKDDTSCADQEDTDDKSKSVVKKEEEEGNEEAEMGDKNEETTSARTRSVSSSPSES, from the exons ATGAGCCAAAGTAGTGGCTTGAACCCGCTTAGCAGTGGAAGTGGTGCAATATCATCAGACTCCAATGTGACATTATGGCAGTTTCTTCTGGAGTTATTGTTGGGTGGATCACAGCATGCTCATCTCATATCATGGACAGGAGAAGAAGGGGAATTCAAACTACTAGACGCCGAAGCTGTTGCCCGCTTATGGGGTCAGCGTAAAAACAAGGCGAACATGAACTACGACAAATTAAGCAGAGCTCTTAGATATTATTATGACAAAAACATCATCCGAAAAGTCATGGGCCAAAAATTTGTCTACAG atttGTGTCATATCCGGAAGTGATGAAAGCAGACAAGTTATCATATTCCTCGCCGTCATTGGCGAATCGGATGATAATGAAATCGGAGAAgcaggaagaagaagagaacgcTGCTGCTTTTCGTGATAGCAACAAACAACATGCAGAGAAAGTATGTTCATCAAGCCCACAAGCCATCGGCCTACCGGGGTACTATCTCAATGGAATGGGAATGCAGTCCATTGCTAGATTAG CGTATGCATCAAGCGGAGAAGTCCCCGGGTTAGTTCGACCCACCTCTACTACAGCGCCTCTACAGTTCAATAACAACAATAGTGTTCATGTTGTTAACCCATCGCTACCTGCCTACACACTGCCATCTGATTACGGACTAAATCTAAGTTCCAAACTGTCAGACGCCAAATCATGTGATGTCAAAGATTCGGCCAAGAAAAATAGTGAAGATTTAACATCTGCTCGTCAAAGTAGTGCCATCAGTTCTG caGCTTTCCCGGATGGTGGACAGAACTCTAATGAAAGAGCTGACAGAGATGCAACTGTGCCACTCAATCTAAGTGCCGATACGGCTGATGACAAGAAGGTCAAGCGTGCAGCGAATGACGCGGAAAACGCAGAAATGGATCGTATGAAGCGGGTCAAAAGCGAACAAACCGAAGCCACAGATTTAAGCATGAAAAACACTACAACTGCTTCACAGAGTCGCCTCACTAGCCATTCG GAGGCGAGCAACGATTTCGCTGGCAATCGGTTATCTCGGCCAAAAGCTAGACCTAAACCACGGCCATTAGTTCTTCCCGATTCGTCTCTTTCACACTTCCGAGGTGGAAATATGCCGCCCGTTTCCAGTCCACTGAGCTCTTCACCGTGTTCTTCATTATCACCATCTACCTTACATTCGCCAGCTCCGTCTTCATCACCATCAATGTCGTCGCACAATCACGCCACCATGAGTAAACCTCCTCATTCACCCTCGCTGCAAACGCCATTCTTCAGCAACTTCCCAGCTCCACTTCCGTCACCTAGTCTTTTTCCAAACTACCCCTCTCCATTTATTCCGATGGCTACGCCGTTGCCTCACCCGCACAGTCATGCCCTGAATACGGctcaacttcatttttggagCTCGCTCAGCCCTTTGGCCGTCGCCAGTAGCCCTCGTTATCCCATCAATAGTAAAGGTTCTTCCGGAAGCGCGAGCGGGGAGAGTGGAAGCGAAGGGCCACCTTCTTCGGCCGCATTGCTTAGTGCCTTCCCAAGCTCATCTGCTCTCCCATCTTTATCGCCTTCTCATTTTACTTTCCCTGTTCCGGCGTTCCCCTTCACTGCACCGCTATCCTTCTCCAATCCGTTGCGGTCGCCATTATTTACTCCAGGACCTCATATACACCTCAGTAATCATCGGAAAGAGCGAGAAAAGGTTAAAGAGGAGCCCAAAGACGATACGAGTTGTGCCGATCAGGAGGATACAGACGACAAATCGAAATCTGTTgtaaaaaaggaagaagaagaaggaaacgaAGAAGCTGAAATGGGCGATAAAAATGAAGAGACAACTTCCGCAAGGACACGGTCCGTTTCATCTTCTCCGTCTGAATCTTGA
- the LOC116930375 gene encoding ETS domain-containing protein Elk-3 isoform X1 produces MRVEEAEDEDVSAGEALLGFPGASNAMSQSSGLNPLSSGSGAISSDSNVTLWQFLLELLLGGSQHAHLISWTGEEGEFKLLDAEAVARLWGQRKNKANMNYDKLSRALRYYYDKNIIRKVMGQKFVYRFVSYPEVMKADKLSYSSPSLANRMIMKSEKQEEEENAAAFRDSNKQHAEKVCSSSPQAIGLPGYYLNGMGMQSIARLAYASSGEVPGLVRPTSTTAPLQFNNNNSVHVVNPSLPAYTLPSDYGLNLSSKLSDAKSCDVKDSAKKNSEDLTSARQSSAISSAAFPDGGQNSNERADRDATVPLNLSADTADDKKVKRAANDAENAEMDRMKRVKSEQTEATDLSMKNTTTASQSRLTSHSEASNDFAGNRLSRPKARPKPRPLVLPDSSLSHFRGGNMPPVSSPLSSSPCSSLSPSTLHSPAPSSSPSMSSHNHATMSKPPHSPSLQTPFFSNFPAPLPSPSLFPNYPSPFIPMATPLPHPHSHALNTAQLHFWSSLSPLAVASSPRYPINSKGSSGSASGESGSEGPPSSAALLSAFPSSSALPSLSPSHFTFPVPAFPFTAPLSFSNPLRSPLFTPGPHIHLSNHRKEREKVKEEPKDDTSCADQEDTDDKSKSVVKKEEEEGNEEAEMGDKNEETTSARTRSVSSSPSES; encoded by the exons ATGAGAGTTGAAGAGGCTGAAGACGAAGATGTTTCAGCTGGTGAGGCCTTGTTAG GTTTTCCAGGTGCTTCAAATGCAATGAGCCAAAGTAGTGGCTTGAACCCGCTTAGCAGTGGAAGTGGTGCAATATCATCAGACTCCAATGTGACATTATGGCAGTTTCTTCTGGAGTTATTGTTGGGTGGATCACAGCATGCTCATCTCATATCATGGACAGGAGAAGAAGGGGAATTCAAACTACTAGACGCCGAAGCTGTTGCCCGCTTATGGGGTCAGCGTAAAAACAAGGCGAACATGAACTACGACAAATTAAGCAGAGCTCTTAGATATTATTATGACAAAAACATCATCCGAAAAGTCATGGGCCAAAAATTTGTCTACAG atttGTGTCATATCCGGAAGTGATGAAAGCAGACAAGTTATCATATTCCTCGCCGTCATTGGCGAATCGGATGATAATGAAATCGGAGAAgcaggaagaagaagagaacgcTGCTGCTTTTCGTGATAGCAACAAACAACATGCAGAGAAAGTATGTTCATCAAGCCCACAAGCCATCGGCCTACCGGGGTACTATCTCAATGGAATGGGAATGCAGTCCATTGCTAGATTAG CGTATGCATCAAGCGGAGAAGTCCCCGGGTTAGTTCGACCCACCTCTACTACAGCGCCTCTACAGTTCAATAACAACAATAGTGTTCATGTTGTTAACCCATCGCTACCTGCCTACACACTGCCATCTGATTACGGACTAAATCTAAGTTCCAAACTGTCAGACGCCAAATCATGTGATGTCAAAGATTCGGCCAAGAAAAATAGTGAAGATTTAACATCTGCTCGTCAAAGTAGTGCCATCAGTTCTG caGCTTTCCCGGATGGTGGACAGAACTCTAATGAAAGAGCTGACAGAGATGCAACTGTGCCACTCAATCTAAGTGCCGATACGGCTGATGACAAGAAGGTCAAGCGTGCAGCGAATGACGCGGAAAACGCAGAAATGGATCGTATGAAGCGGGTCAAAAGCGAACAAACCGAAGCCACAGATTTAAGCATGAAAAACACTACAACTGCTTCACAGAGTCGCCTCACTAGCCATTCG GAGGCGAGCAACGATTTCGCTGGCAATCGGTTATCTCGGCCAAAAGCTAGACCTAAACCACGGCCATTAGTTCTTCCCGATTCGTCTCTTTCACACTTCCGAGGTGGAAATATGCCGCCCGTTTCCAGTCCACTGAGCTCTTCACCGTGTTCTTCATTATCACCATCTACCTTACATTCGCCAGCTCCGTCTTCATCACCATCAATGTCGTCGCACAATCACGCCACCATGAGTAAACCTCCTCATTCACCCTCGCTGCAAACGCCATTCTTCAGCAACTTCCCAGCTCCACTTCCGTCACCTAGTCTTTTTCCAAACTACCCCTCTCCATTTATTCCGATGGCTACGCCGTTGCCTCACCCGCACAGTCATGCCCTGAATACGGctcaacttcatttttggagCTCGCTCAGCCCTTTGGCCGTCGCCAGTAGCCCTCGTTATCCCATCAATAGTAAAGGTTCTTCCGGAAGCGCGAGCGGGGAGAGTGGAAGCGAAGGGCCACCTTCTTCGGCCGCATTGCTTAGTGCCTTCCCAAGCTCATCTGCTCTCCCATCTTTATCGCCTTCTCATTTTACTTTCCCTGTTCCGGCGTTCCCCTTCACTGCACCGCTATCCTTCTCCAATCCGTTGCGGTCGCCATTATTTACTCCAGGACCTCATATACACCTCAGTAATCATCGGAAAGAGCGAGAAAAGGTTAAAGAGGAGCCCAAAGACGATACGAGTTGTGCCGATCAGGAGGATACAGACGACAAATCGAAATCTGTTgtaaaaaaggaagaagaagaaggaaacgaAGAAGCTGAAATGGGCGATAAAAATGAAGAGACAACTTCCGCAAGGACACGGTCCGTTTCATCTTCTCCGTCTGAATCTTGA
- the LOC116930375 gene encoding ETS domain-containing protein Elk-3 isoform X2: MRVEEAEDEDVSAGEALLGFPGASNAMSQSSGLNPLSSGSGAISSDSNVTLWQFLLELLLGGSQHAHLISWTGEEGEFKLLDAEAVARLWGQRKNKANMNYDKLSRALRYYYDKNIIRKVMGQKFVYRFVSYPEVMKADKLSYSSPSLANRMIMKSEKQEEEENAAAFRDSNKQHAEKVCSSSPQAIGLPGYYLNGMGMQSIARLAYASSGEVPGLVRPTSTTAPLQFNNNNSVHVVNPSLPAYTLPSDYGLNLSSKLSDAKSCDVKDSAKKNSEDLTSARQSSAISSAFPDGGQNSNERADRDATVPLNLSADTADDKKVKRAANDAENAEMDRMKRVKSEQTEATDLSMKNTTTASQSRLTSHSEASNDFAGNRLSRPKARPKPRPLVLPDSSLSHFRGGNMPPVSSPLSSSPCSSLSPSTLHSPAPSSSPSMSSHNHATMSKPPHSPSLQTPFFSNFPAPLPSPSLFPNYPSPFIPMATPLPHPHSHALNTAQLHFWSSLSPLAVASSPRYPINSKGSSGSASGESGSEGPPSSAALLSAFPSSSALPSLSPSHFTFPVPAFPFTAPLSFSNPLRSPLFTPGPHIHLSNHRKEREKVKEEPKDDTSCADQEDTDDKSKSVVKKEEEEGNEEAEMGDKNEETTSARTRSVSSSPSES; encoded by the exons ATGAGAGTTGAAGAGGCTGAAGACGAAGATGTTTCAGCTGGTGAGGCCTTGTTAG GTTTTCCAGGTGCTTCAAATGCAATGAGCCAAAGTAGTGGCTTGAACCCGCTTAGCAGTGGAAGTGGTGCAATATCATCAGACTCCAATGTGACATTATGGCAGTTTCTTCTGGAGTTATTGTTGGGTGGATCACAGCATGCTCATCTCATATCATGGACAGGAGAAGAAGGGGAATTCAAACTACTAGACGCCGAAGCTGTTGCCCGCTTATGGGGTCAGCGTAAAAACAAGGCGAACATGAACTACGACAAATTAAGCAGAGCTCTTAGATATTATTATGACAAAAACATCATCCGAAAAGTCATGGGCCAAAAATTTGTCTACAG atttGTGTCATATCCGGAAGTGATGAAAGCAGACAAGTTATCATATTCCTCGCCGTCATTGGCGAATCGGATGATAATGAAATCGGAGAAgcaggaagaagaagagaacgcTGCTGCTTTTCGTGATAGCAACAAACAACATGCAGAGAAAGTATGTTCATCAAGCCCACAAGCCATCGGCCTACCGGGGTACTATCTCAATGGAATGGGAATGCAGTCCATTGCTAGATTAG CGTATGCATCAAGCGGAGAAGTCCCCGGGTTAGTTCGACCCACCTCTACTACAGCGCCTCTACAGTTCAATAACAACAATAGTGTTCATGTTGTTAACCCATCGCTACCTGCCTACACACTGCCATCTGATTACGGACTAAATCTAAGTTCCAAACTGTCAGACGCCAAATCATGTGATGTCAAAGATTCGGCCAAGAAAAATAGTGAAGATTTAACATCTGCTCGTCAAAGTAGTGCCATCAGTTCTG CTTTCCCGGATGGTGGACAGAACTCTAATGAAAGAGCTGACAGAGATGCAACTGTGCCACTCAATCTAAGTGCCGATACGGCTGATGACAAGAAGGTCAAGCGTGCAGCGAATGACGCGGAAAACGCAGAAATGGATCGTATGAAGCGGGTCAAAAGCGAACAAACCGAAGCCACAGATTTAAGCATGAAAAACACTACAACTGCTTCACAGAGTCGCCTCACTAGCCATTCG GAGGCGAGCAACGATTTCGCTGGCAATCGGTTATCTCGGCCAAAAGCTAGACCTAAACCACGGCCATTAGTTCTTCCCGATTCGTCTCTTTCACACTTCCGAGGTGGAAATATGCCGCCCGTTTCCAGTCCACTGAGCTCTTCACCGTGTTCTTCATTATCACCATCTACCTTACATTCGCCAGCTCCGTCTTCATCACCATCAATGTCGTCGCACAATCACGCCACCATGAGTAAACCTCCTCATTCACCCTCGCTGCAAACGCCATTCTTCAGCAACTTCCCAGCTCCACTTCCGTCACCTAGTCTTTTTCCAAACTACCCCTCTCCATTTATTCCGATGGCTACGCCGTTGCCTCACCCGCACAGTCATGCCCTGAATACGGctcaacttcatttttggagCTCGCTCAGCCCTTTGGCCGTCGCCAGTAGCCCTCGTTATCCCATCAATAGTAAAGGTTCTTCCGGAAGCGCGAGCGGGGAGAGTGGAAGCGAAGGGCCACCTTCTTCGGCCGCATTGCTTAGTGCCTTCCCAAGCTCATCTGCTCTCCCATCTTTATCGCCTTCTCATTTTACTTTCCCTGTTCCGGCGTTCCCCTTCACTGCACCGCTATCCTTCTCCAATCCGTTGCGGTCGCCATTATTTACTCCAGGACCTCATATACACCTCAGTAATCATCGGAAAGAGCGAGAAAAGGTTAAAGAGGAGCCCAAAGACGATACGAGTTGTGCCGATCAGGAGGATACAGACGACAAATCGAAATCTGTTgtaaaaaaggaagaagaagaaggaaacgaAGAAGCTGAAATGGGCGATAAAAATGAAGAGACAACTTCCGCAAGGACACGGTCCGTTTCATCTTCTCCGTCTGAATCTTGA
- the LOC116930375 gene encoding ETS domain-containing protein Elk-3 isoform X3: protein MRVEEAEDEDVSAGEALLGFPGASNAMSQSSGLNPLSSGSGAISSDSNVTLWQFLLELLLGGSQHAHLISWTGEEGEFKLLDAEAVARLWGQRKNKANMNYDKLSRALRYYYDKNIIRKVMGQKFVYRFVSYPEVMKADKLSYSSPSLANRMIMKSEKQEEEENAAAFRDSNKQHAEKVCSSSPQAIGLPGYYLNGMGMQSIARLAYASSGEVPGLVRPTSTTAPLQFNNNNSVHVVNPSLPAYTLPSDYGLNLSSKLSDAKSCDVKDSAKKNSEDLTSARQSSAISSAAFPDGGQNSNERADRDATVPLNLSADTADDKKVKRAANDAENAEMDRMKRVKSEQTEATDLSMKNTTTASQSRLTSHSASNDFAGNRLSRPKARPKPRPLVLPDSSLSHFRGGNMPPVSSPLSSSPCSSLSPSTLHSPAPSSSPSMSSHNHATMSKPPHSPSLQTPFFSNFPAPLPSPSLFPNYPSPFIPMATPLPHPHSHALNTAQLHFWSSLSPLAVASSPRYPINSKGSSGSASGESGSEGPPSSAALLSAFPSSSALPSLSPSHFTFPVPAFPFTAPLSFSNPLRSPLFTPGPHIHLSNHRKEREKVKEEPKDDTSCADQEDTDDKSKSVVKKEEEEGNEEAEMGDKNEETTSARTRSVSSSPSES from the exons ATGAGAGTTGAAGAGGCTGAAGACGAAGATGTTTCAGCTGGTGAGGCCTTGTTAG GTTTTCCAGGTGCTTCAAATGCAATGAGCCAAAGTAGTGGCTTGAACCCGCTTAGCAGTGGAAGTGGTGCAATATCATCAGACTCCAATGTGACATTATGGCAGTTTCTTCTGGAGTTATTGTTGGGTGGATCACAGCATGCTCATCTCATATCATGGACAGGAGAAGAAGGGGAATTCAAACTACTAGACGCCGAAGCTGTTGCCCGCTTATGGGGTCAGCGTAAAAACAAGGCGAACATGAACTACGACAAATTAAGCAGAGCTCTTAGATATTATTATGACAAAAACATCATCCGAAAAGTCATGGGCCAAAAATTTGTCTACAG atttGTGTCATATCCGGAAGTGATGAAAGCAGACAAGTTATCATATTCCTCGCCGTCATTGGCGAATCGGATGATAATGAAATCGGAGAAgcaggaagaagaagagaacgcTGCTGCTTTTCGTGATAGCAACAAACAACATGCAGAGAAAGTATGTTCATCAAGCCCACAAGCCATCGGCCTACCGGGGTACTATCTCAATGGAATGGGAATGCAGTCCATTGCTAGATTAG CGTATGCATCAAGCGGAGAAGTCCCCGGGTTAGTTCGACCCACCTCTACTACAGCGCCTCTACAGTTCAATAACAACAATAGTGTTCATGTTGTTAACCCATCGCTACCTGCCTACACACTGCCATCTGATTACGGACTAAATCTAAGTTCCAAACTGTCAGACGCCAAATCATGTGATGTCAAAGATTCGGCCAAGAAAAATAGTGAAGATTTAACATCTGCTCGTCAAAGTAGTGCCATCAGTTCTG caGCTTTCCCGGATGGTGGACAGAACTCTAATGAAAGAGCTGACAGAGATGCAACTGTGCCACTCAATCTAAGTGCCGATACGGCTGATGACAAGAAGGTCAAGCGTGCAGCGAATGACGCGGAAAACGCAGAAATGGATCGTATGAAGCGGGTCAAAAGCGAACAAACCGAAGCCACAGATTTAAGCATGAAAAACACTACAACTGCTTCACAGAGTCGCCTCACTAGCCATTCG GCGAGCAACGATTTCGCTGGCAATCGGTTATCTCGGCCAAAAGCTAGACCTAAACCACGGCCATTAGTTCTTCCCGATTCGTCTCTTTCACACTTCCGAGGTGGAAATATGCCGCCCGTTTCCAGTCCACTGAGCTCTTCACCGTGTTCTTCATTATCACCATCTACCTTACATTCGCCAGCTCCGTCTTCATCACCATCAATGTCGTCGCACAATCACGCCACCATGAGTAAACCTCCTCATTCACCCTCGCTGCAAACGCCATTCTTCAGCAACTTCCCAGCTCCACTTCCGTCACCTAGTCTTTTTCCAAACTACCCCTCTCCATTTATTCCGATGGCTACGCCGTTGCCTCACCCGCACAGTCATGCCCTGAATACGGctcaacttcatttttggagCTCGCTCAGCCCTTTGGCCGTCGCCAGTAGCCCTCGTTATCCCATCAATAGTAAAGGTTCTTCCGGAAGCGCGAGCGGGGAGAGTGGAAGCGAAGGGCCACCTTCTTCGGCCGCATTGCTTAGTGCCTTCCCAAGCTCATCTGCTCTCCCATCTTTATCGCCTTCTCATTTTACTTTCCCTGTTCCGGCGTTCCCCTTCACTGCACCGCTATCCTTCTCCAATCCGTTGCGGTCGCCATTATTTACTCCAGGACCTCATATACACCTCAGTAATCATCGGAAAGAGCGAGAAAAGGTTAAAGAGGAGCCCAAAGACGATACGAGTTGTGCCGATCAGGAGGATACAGACGACAAATCGAAATCTGTTgtaaaaaaggaagaagaagaaggaaacgaAGAAGCTGAAATGGGCGATAAAAATGAAGAGACAACTTCCGCAAGGACACGGTCCGTTTCATCTTCTCCGTCTGAATCTTGA
- the LOC116930373 gene encoding cytosolic 10-formyltetrahydrofolate dehydrogenase, whose amino-acid sequence MSDNKPGKETLRVAIIGQSLFAVEVYKAIKSNGHHIVGVFTIPDQGSKEDPLATIASQDVVPTFKFKAWRQKGQIIPEVLEQYKSVGANLNVLPFCSQFIPMEVIDYPQYKSIVYHPSILPRHRGANAIAWTLIEGDAKAGLSIFWADDGLDTGPVLLQRECDVLEDDTLDSLYKRFMYPEGIKATVDAVELIALGTAPVLQQPVDGATYDPALNKKDLQQVQWRLSGQQLHNFIRGLDSSPGAWTCVSLEEPTESTAWQEIRLYGSQLFKDSSIPTGRSVYFQGNDKPGIQWENGLLIPGQDGKWVNVQRISAEGKVMKAANYGRQAESSSSAAVELTEDEKAKQEIIRQVWKSILSADVSDETDFFAAGAGSMDVVRLVEELKDKIGVTLQNEDVFMATKFNELIQCVISKLRGDGSDGSGKVEYDAIVMTVNNREIRFPHQQFINGKFMDAASGKTTAIINPTDESVICQVSSGGIEDVQKAVEAARMAFEEGEWGKMNARDRGRLLFKLADLMEEHKEELATIESIDSGAVYTLALKTHVGMSIDTWRYFAGWCDKIHGSTIPVNNARPNKNFTFTRREPIGVCGLVTPWNYPLMMLSWKMAACLAAGNTVVHKPAEVCPLTALKFAELAARAGIPPGVINIVTGKGSIIGQALAEHPVVRKLGFTGSTETGKIVMRACADSNLKKTSLELGGKSPFIIFSDCDIDRAVRLGMSSVFFNKGENCIAAGRLFVEKPIHDEFVKRVLIEIGKMSIGDPLDRGTQHGPQNHKAHLDKLIEYCDIGVKEGATLVTGGKRADRPGFFFLPTVFTDVQDHMYVAKEESFGPVMIISPFESGDVDSVLRRANASEYGLASGVITRDLSKALYVTEKLQAGTVFVNTYNKTDVAAPFGGFKQSGFGKDLGEEALNEYLKTKCVTIEY is encoded by the exons ATGAGCGACAACAAACCT GGAAAAGAAACCTTACGCGTTGCCATCATCGGCCAGAGTCTCTTCGCTGTCGAAGTTTACAAAGCAATCAAAAGTAATGGACATCACATAGTCGGCGTTTTCACTATCCCTGATCAGGGAAGCAAAGAGGACCCTCTTG CGACGATTGCTAGTCAAGATGTTGTGCCTACTTTCAAGTTCAAGGCTTGGAGACAAAAAGGTCAAATCATTCCAGAGGTGCTGGAGCAATACAAATCGGTTGGGGCCAATCTTAATGTTCTTCCTTTTTGCTCACAATTCATTCCGATGGAAGTAATTGACTATCCGCAATACAAGAGTATCGTTTATCACCCTTCTATCCTTCCGCGTCACCGCGGTGCTAACGCAATTGCTTG GACTCTGATCGAAGGAGATGCCAAAGCAGGGTTGTCTATTTTCTGGGCTGACGAT GGACTTGACACGGGACCTGTTCTACTTCAAAGGGAATGCGATGTCCTCGAAGACGATACCCTCGATTCATTGTACAAGAGATTCATGTATCCAGAAGGAATCAAAGCTACG GTTGACGCCGTTGAATTGATCGCGTTGGGTACAGCCCCAGTACTTCAGCAACCGGTCGATGGAGCGACTTACGACCCTGCGCTTAACAAGAAAGATCTTCAACAG GTGCAATGGCGACTAAGTGGCCAACAGTTGCACAATTTTATTCGCGGTTTGGACAGTTCACCAGGTGCTTGGACTTGCGTCTCTTTGGAGGAACCAACAGAATCGACGGCCTGGCAAGAAATCCGTCTTTACGGTTCCCAACTGTTTAAAGATTCCTCCATACCCACTGGACGATCGGTTTATTTTCAAGGAAACGATAAACCTGGGATACAATGGGAGAATGGATTGCTTATACCAGGCCAAGACGGCAAATGG GTAAACGTGCAACGTATAAGTGCTGAAGGAAAAGTGATGAAAGCCGCCAATTATGGCCGCCAAGCTGAAAGTTCCTCTTCAGCGGCTGTGGAGTTGACGGAAGATGAAAAAGCCAAACAGGAAATCATCCGTCAAGTGTGGAAAAGCATTTTAAGCGCTGACGTGAGCGATGAGACCGACTTCTTCGCTGCTGGAGCCGGTTCCATGGATGTCGTACGTCTAGTCGAAGAGCTGAAGGACAAAATTGGTGTCACCTTGCAAAACGAAGATGTTTTTATGGCAACGAAATTTAACGAGCTTATCCAGTGTGTTATCTCCAAACTCCGAGGAGATGGATCCGATGGTTCGGGGAAAGTCGAATACGATGCTATTGTGATGACAGTTAACAATAGAGAAATTCGATTTCCCCATCAGCAATTTATTAACGGGAAATTCATGGATGCCGCCAGCGGAAAAACAACGGCGATCATTAATCCGACGGACGAGTCCGTCATTTGCCAA GTATCTAGCGGTGGAATTGAAGATGTCCAAAAAGCTGTGGAAGCTGCTCGAATGGCATTTGAAGAAGGTGAATGGGGGAAAATGAACGCCAGGGACCGTGGACGACTTCTTTTTAA ATTGGCTGACCTGATGGAAGAGCACAAAGAAGAACTAGCCACTATTGAATCAATTGATTCAGGAGCCGTGTACACGTTAGCTTTGAAAACCCACGTTGGCATGTCCATCGATACATGGCGCTATTTCGCAG GTTGGTGTGATAAAATTCATGGTTCTACTATCCCAGTAAACAATGCGCGCCCTAACAAGAATTTTACCTTCACCAGACGAGAGCCTATCGG TGTTTGTGGCTTAGTTACGCCTTGGAA CTACCCGCTGATGATGCTTTCGTGGAAAATGGCAGCATGCTTGGCAGCTGGAAACACAGTGGTTCATAAACCAGCAGAAGTTTGCCCTTTAACAGCTTTGAAGTTCGCCGAGTTGGCTGCCAGAGCTGGAATTCCTCCTGGTGTTATCAACATTGTTACCGGGAAAG GAAGTATTATCGGACAAGCATTGGCCGAACATCCAGTGGTGCGTAAACTGGGTTTCACGGGAAGCACAGAAACAGGCAAAATTGTGATGCGAGCTTGTGCTGAttccaatttaaaaaagacTTCATTAGAATTGGGTGGCAAATCCCCTTTCATAATTTTCTCCGACTGTGACATCGATCGAGCTGTTCGTTTG ggcaTGAGTAGCGTATTTTTCAACAAAGGTGAAAACTGTATTGCAGCAGGCCGCTTGTTTGTCGAAAAGCCCATCCACGATGAGTTTGTTAAACGAGTTCTGATCGAGATAGGCAAAATG TCTATCGGTGATCCGCTGGATCGTGGAACTCAACATGGCCCCCAGAATCACAAAGCGCATTTGGACAAGTTGATCGAGTATTGCGATATCGGCGTGAAAGAAGGAGCAACATTAGTCACTGGAGGCAAACGCGCAGACCGGCCgggctttttctttctcccaaCTGTTTTCACTGACGTGCAAGATCATATGTACGTTGCCAAAGAGGAATCATTTGGACCTGTAATGATCATCTCTCCATTCGAGAGCGG tGATGTGGATAGTGTTTTACGTCGTGCCAACGCATCCGAATACGGTTTAGCTTCTGGTGTAATCACGCGAGATCTAAGCAAAGCTCTTTACGTCACGGAAAAGCTGCAGGCAGGTACCGTGTTCGTCAATACTTATAACAAAACAGACGTTGCAGCTCCATTTGGCGGTTTCAAACAATCTGGATTCGGAAAAGACTTGG GAGAGGAAGCCTTGAACGAATATCTAAAGACTAAATGTGTGACTATCGAATATTAA